The Polluticoccus soli sequence CTTTTATAGCCTGCGACCTGAGTGGCGGCGCTTACAACGGCAATATCTACATCAGCTGGAGCGACCAGACCAACGGGCCTAATAATACAGATGTTTGGTTGGTACGCTCTACCGATGGCGGCAACACCTGGCAGCCTAAAACAAAAGTGAATACGGATGCAGGGATCAGTCACCAATTCATGTCCTCCATGACCATCGACCAGGCAACCGGGTATATCTATGTGCTGTTTTACGACCGCAGGAACCATACAGGTACTAATAACACCGATGTTTACCTGGCAGTATCAAGAGACGGCGGCCAAACCTTTGTCGACCATAAGATAAGCCAGACGCCGTTCGAACCATTTACCAACCTCTTCTTTGGCGACTACACACACATCACAGCCCACAACAACATCATCAGGCCAATATGGGCAAGGATGGACCTGCCTACACTCAGTGTATGGACGGCAAAAGTGGATACTTCTTTATTGTTTCCCGAGGTGGACGTTCCCGATATCTATTCCGATAACGGAAGTGTATACCCCAATCCGTTTCAGAACACAACCTATATAGCGTTTAAGCTACGTGTACCAGCGCCGGTCTCGCTGGTAGTAACAGATGTCTTCGGTAAAAAAGTAGCCGTTCTCAAAGACAATGAATTGCTGGCAGCCGGCAAATACACCCTCGAATTTGATGCCCGTAGATACGGCGTACCTCCCGGCATTTATTATTTCAACCTGCGCAGCAGATCAGTGAATAAGGTGCAGAAGATCGTGCTTACGCAGTAGCCGAGCCCGAAGGACAACAAAGCTGAGTTGGTCACAATTTATTGCCGCGATGCTAAAAAGGGTGTTTTAGCGGTATGCATTAATATAATGGATTATATTTATGTAAGTTTAAATTGATCGATATGAGAGGAGTGTTACTTATCGCCGCGCTAGTAGTATTTGCCGTGGGCTGTAAAAAACCAACCGAAAAGCCAGCAAATCCTACGGAACCACAAATGCCAACAAGCACTGAAACAGGTGCAAACACTGTCGCGTGCAGAGTGAATAGTGAGGTGCATATTTATAAAGGAGTGCCAACATATTTAAACGCAGACGGGGTACTGTTTGGTCTTTATCCAGATCGCAATGAATACTTTTTGCAAGTAACGGCGGGCGGGATAGCGGAATATAAGGATAATATTTGGTTGCTATTATATGATACAGCAGTGCAATTGAACACACAATATCCTTTTTCAGTTACTGAAACTGACAAAAACCGAGCAGAATATTCAGTTGAAGCGGGGAGCTACTCAAAAATATATAAAACTAAAGGAAGTAGTGGGTTCATTAAATTTACACGGTATGATAAAACTGTTGCAGCAGGTACGTTTGAATTTGCTGCATATAATGATCAAGGTGAAAAAATTGAAATAACAGAAGGTTTTTTTGATATATCACGACCTCAATAGACACTCCCAATCTTGTACTATGAGACGTGCTCCTTTTAATGGCGCAAAGCACATTAGTCCTTTTCATTAATTTGTCGTATATTTGCTATAGATAAATATCTGCAAAAATGGTGGACACCAAGACGGACCTCACCGAATTTCTTTGATGCATCTGCCGCAGTCCTAAAACCCAAACCGAAAAAACTATCAAACATGACAACAAAATGCAACAAAATTTTTCGCGAGAACGCCTGTCAATACTATAACATGATTAATTGGCTGAATTTGATCTGAGGCAAAAAAACACCGGCGGCTACCAGATTAAAAGATTTATAAAAAAGGTTACAAAAGGTAGCATCGACACGGTTTAATCCGCTCAATATCAGCTCATAACAAAATTTTACGCAACCGACATTTTACAACACCGAAACACTCTGAATGTTACGCATTACCCTTGCTTCCCAACATATTGTAACTTAGTTCTGTCTATTAAAGACCTAACCGGTTAACTACAATGCGGAATTGCCTGGCTTCATTATCAGCACTGCTG is a genomic window containing:
- a CDS encoding DUF6252 family protein, with translation MRGVLLIAALVVFAVGCKKPTEKPANPTEPQMPTSTETGANTVACRVNSEVHIYKGVPTYLNADGVLFGLYPDRNEYFLQVTAGGIAEYKDNIWLLLYDTAVQLNTQYPFSVTETDKNRAEYSVEAGSYSKIYKTKGSSGFIKFTRYDKTVAAGTFEFAAYNDQGEKIEITEGFFDISRPQ